In Streptomyces canus, one DNA window encodes the following:
- the cysC gene encoding adenylyl-sulfate kinase — protein sequence MKSNAFAAGWDRPPAAAGATVWLTGLPSSGKTTIALELAGRLRADGHRVEVLDGDEIRRFLSAGLGFSREDRHTNVQRIGMVAEVLARNGVITLVPVIAPYADSRDLVRLRHELGAVPYVEVHVATPVEVCSVRDVKGLYAKQAVGEISGLTGVDDPYEAPDKPDLRLETQGRTVQESAAAVHRLLVARGLLGWDADSEGWSV from the coding sequence GTGAAGAGCAATGCGTTCGCCGCCGGGTGGGACAGACCGCCGGCGGCCGCGGGCGCCACCGTCTGGCTGACGGGGCTGCCCAGCTCCGGCAAGACCACCATCGCGCTTGAGCTGGCGGGCCGGCTGCGGGCTGACGGCCATCGGGTGGAGGTGCTCGACGGCGACGAGATCCGCCGATTCCTCTCGGCCGGCCTCGGTTTCAGCCGGGAGGACCGGCACACCAATGTGCAGCGGATCGGCATGGTGGCGGAGGTCCTGGCCCGCAACGGCGTCATCACGCTGGTCCCGGTGATCGCTCCATACGCGGACAGCCGCGATCTGGTGCGGCTGCGGCACGAGCTGGGCGCCGTCCCTTATGTGGAGGTGCATGTCGCCACGCCGGTGGAGGTCTGCTCCGTACGCGATGTGAAGGGGCTGTACGCCAAGCAGGCGGTCGGCGAGATATCGGGGTTGACCGGCGTCGACGACCCGTACGAGGCACCGGACAAGCCGGATCTGCGGCTGGAGACGCAGGGTCGCACGGTCCAGGAGAGCGCGGCGGCCGTACACCGACTGCTTGTGGCGCGGGGGCTGTTGGGCTGGGACGCGGACAGTGAGGGGTGGTCGGTATGA
- a CDS encoding sulfotransferase produces MSQLPPVFVVSTGRCGSTLLSEMLRLNPEVLSLSEFFGLLLTGPFPAGELTAAEYWSLLSTPHPFVTSAYRVGAPVEEFLYEASPSRPFNASTGIPPILVTSLPHLTDRPEALYAEVEEFVRSLGTAEVAEQHRRLFGWLRDRFGAKVWAERSGFSLRHVPELVRLFPDARFVHLYRDGRECAYSMSRSGAFRLGAVSMRLQQELGVNPYVEDVPPGVSIPADLVPLMPDTFELSAFESVELPVEDFGHAWSDQITTGLEGLREVEPGRLLQFSYDRLVEDTAGTLTELAAFIGPVDASESWLRKAAGLVSDRPSGWRSLPDEQRQRLEAACQDAMSRLAG; encoded by the coding sequence GTGAGCCAGTTGCCCCCCGTCTTCGTGGTGTCGACCGGACGCTGCGGATCGACCCTGCTGTCCGAGATGCTCCGGCTCAACCCGGAGGTACTCAGCCTGTCGGAGTTCTTCGGGCTGCTCCTCACCGGTCCCTTCCCCGCCGGTGAGCTGACGGCCGCCGAGTACTGGAGTCTGCTCAGCACTCCGCACCCGTTCGTCACCTCCGCATATCGAGTGGGCGCGCCGGTCGAGGAGTTCCTGTACGAGGCCTCGCCCAGCCGCCCGTTCAATGCCTCGACCGGCATTCCGCCGATCCTGGTGACCTCGCTGCCGCATCTCACCGACCGGCCCGAGGCCCTGTATGCGGAGGTCGAGGAGTTCGTACGGAGCCTCGGTACGGCCGAGGTCGCCGAGCAGCACCGGCGGCTCTTCGGCTGGCTGCGGGACCGCTTCGGCGCGAAGGTGTGGGCGGAGCGGTCCGGATTCTCCCTGCGCCATGTGCCGGAGCTCGTCAGGCTGTTCCCCGACGCGCGGTTCGTGCATCTCTACCGCGACGGCCGCGAGTGCGCGTACTCGATGAGCCGCAGCGGCGCGTTCCGGCTCGGCGCGGTGTCGATGCGGCTCCAGCAGGAGCTGGGCGTCAACCCGTACGTCGAGGACGTACCGCCGGGGGTGTCGATCCCCGCGGACCTGGTGCCGCTGATGCCGGACACCTTCGAGCTGTCCGCCTTCGAGTCGGTCGAGCTGCCGGTGGAGGACTTCGGGCACGCCTGGTCGGACCAGATCACCACCGGGCTCGAAGGACTGCGCGAGGTGGAGCCCGGGCGGCTGCTGCAGTTCAGCTATGACCGGCTGGTCGAGGACACCGCGGGCACCCTCACCGAATTGGCCGCTTTCATCGGCCCGGTGGACGCCTCCGAGTCCTGGCTGCGGAAGGCCGCCGGGCTGGTCTCCGACCGGCCCTCGGGGTGGCGTTCGCTCCCGGACGAGCAGCGTCAACGACTCGAGGCCGCCTGCCAGGACGCCATGTCCCGGCTGGCCGGTTGA
- a CDS encoding UbiA family prenyltransferase: MRSLSAHVETWRPYTSCYVGLVGLAGAALAADSTSGSRLFAAWAIPTLGWLAGLYGGDYFDRELDAIAKPQRPIPSGRLRASTALAAMIGLIAAGAAWTLLLNWHAVALVGLATVVGVSYNAFFKARGLSGNLVRGSLTSFAFLFGVLLAGGHIGPELIAVSAVFCFHDSASNLVGTLRDMDGDKEGGYLTLPVRKGVRTTVRVITGLAAVWTVLAATAPLFLHRPVNVGWVMLLIAAVGAFWTVVVLLLRAGVPSRRYALRMHEVICLERVVLAGALIAWGAGVPPAAATVLPALLVTWTAQRTLRSRHEFGLHGQAADAGPSVVPMNLREYS; the protein is encoded by the coding sequence ATGCGTAGCCTTTCCGCTCATGTGGAAACCTGGCGGCCGTACACCAGCTGCTATGTCGGCCTGGTCGGCCTGGCCGGTGCCGCCCTGGCCGCCGACTCCACCAGTGGCTCCCGGCTCTTCGCGGCCTGGGCGATCCCGACCCTCGGCTGGCTGGCCGGCCTGTACGGCGGCGACTACTTCGACCGTGAGCTGGACGCGATCGCCAAGCCGCAGCGGCCGATCCCCTCGGGCCGGCTGCGCGCCTCCACCGCACTCGCCGCGATGATCGGCCTGATCGCCGCAGGCGCCGCGTGGACGCTGCTGCTCAACTGGCATGCGGTGGCCCTGGTGGGCCTGGCGACCGTGGTGGGGGTGTCGTACAACGCGTTCTTCAAGGCCCGCGGCCTCAGCGGCAATCTGGTGCGCGGCTCGCTCACCTCCTTCGCCTTCCTGTTCGGGGTCCTGCTTGCAGGGGGACACATCGGTCCTGAGCTGATCGCTGTGTCCGCCGTGTTCTGCTTCCACGACAGCGCCTCCAACCTGGTCGGCACCCTGCGGGACATGGACGGCGACAAAGAGGGCGGCTATCTGACGCTGCCGGTGCGCAAGGGTGTCCGTACCACGGTGCGGGTGATCACCGGACTGGCGGCGGTGTGGACCGTACTGGCCGCGACCGCCCCGCTGTTCCTGCACCGGCCGGTGAACGTCGGCTGGGTAATGCTGCTGATCGCGGCGGTCGGCGCCTTCTGGACGGTGGTGGTGCTGCTGCTCCGGGCCGGGGTTCCCTCCCGCCGGTACGCCCTGCGCATGCACGAGGTGATCTGCCTGGAACGGGTGGTGCTGGCGGGCGCCCTGATCGCCTGGGGTGCCGGTGTTCCGCCGGCCGCGGCCACCGTGCTGCCTGCCCTGCTGGTCACCTGGACCGCCCAGCGGACCTTGCGTTCCCGCCATGAGTTCGGCCTCCACGGACAAGCCGCCGACGCCGGTCCCAGCGTCGTACCGATGAATCTCAGGGAGTACTCGTGA